From Methylocystis sp. ATCC 49242, one genomic window encodes:
- a CDS encoding bifunctional diguanylate cyclase/phosphodiesterase — protein sequence MAISSVGSGLLAGLKERGRRSAEDGALSRLRRFFEGDPLAFDHRTVSPAVRARFRAEQLSDLEKSTPGAMLASCFSALTFAMSMWATPQADEARAWAASIFILGGVIYARRMSAPQTHRRAASTNGVWRATANALMHASLWGTLPIFFFAEASPPQQFLIACFCFTTLFGGGFALSMIPVSMFAHIIPIVAGLLVAVVNAHNPIFDVAAGVVAIYAVVIINAAINRAAMAARRCAAEAAAEEGALRDELTKLPNRVAFREELTRAFARHARVNERFALMCFDLDGFKSVNDSMGHETGDAVLIEAARRVRVSTRESDLIARLGGDEFALIAVDIRSVEDAVSIAERILNAFRAPFEVGGRSFSISVSIGVAIAPSDGVDPESLLRNADNAMYATKQAGRCGYTLFRDRFGFVAERNTLDAELDRAFAKKELFMVFQPFVDTETLETTGFEALLRWRHPARGVLSAGEIIPLFERAGQIDMVGAWALEESMAIAATWPDHLRVAVNISALQLRKPNFEQTVLSALARSGLDPRRLELELTETAMILDGERAFEMLASLRRLGIRTALDDLGTGYSSLANLVGLPLDRVKIDRSFVANLETNPMCASVTKLSVELGRSLSLAVTAEGVEDRRQLEMLRAFGCREAQGYLFSQPRPASQIAHLFESCRITEAPARTPEEPVVALAG from the coding sequence ATGGCGATTTCATCGGTCGGATCGGGACTGCTCGCTGGTCTCAAGGAGAGGGGTCGGCGATCGGCGGAGGACGGCGCGCTCTCCCGGCTTCGCCGCTTTTTCGAGGGCGATCCTCTGGCCTTCGACCACCGCACGGTTTCTCCCGCGGTGCGCGCCAGATTTCGCGCCGAGCAGCTGAGCGATCTCGAGAAAAGCACGCCCGGCGCAATGCTGGCGTCCTGCTTCAGCGCCCTCACCTTCGCCATGTCGATGTGGGCGACGCCACAGGCCGACGAGGCTCGCGCCTGGGCCGCGTCGATCTTCATTTTGGGCGGCGTGATCTATGCTCGCCGCATGAGCGCGCCGCAAACACATCGGCGAGCGGCCTCGACGAACGGCGTCTGGCGCGCGACGGCAAACGCTCTGATGCACGCATCCCTCTGGGGCACGTTGCCGATCTTCTTCTTCGCGGAAGCGAGCCCGCCGCAGCAGTTCCTGATCGCCTGCTTCTGCTTCACGACGCTTTTCGGCGGCGGGTTTGCGCTGTCGATGATCCCTGTCTCGATGTTCGCGCACATCATTCCGATCGTCGCCGGTCTGCTCGTCGCGGTCGTCAATGCGCATAATCCGATCTTCGACGTCGCCGCCGGAGTCGTCGCAATCTACGCCGTCGTCATCATCAATGCGGCGATCAACCGCGCCGCGATGGCGGCACGTCGTTGCGCCGCAGAGGCCGCTGCCGAAGAGGGCGCGCTGCGCGACGAGCTGACGAAACTCCCGAACCGCGTGGCCTTCCGGGAGGAGCTGACCCGCGCCTTTGCGCGACACGCGCGCGTCAACGAGCGCTTCGCGCTGATGTGCTTCGATCTTGACGGATTCAAGAGCGTCAATGACAGCATGGGCCATGAGACCGGCGACGCCGTTCTCATCGAGGCCGCGCGCCGTGTCCGCGTTTCGACGCGGGAGAGCGACCTGATCGCGCGGCTGGGCGGCGACGAATTTGCGCTGATTGCGGTCGACATCCGCTCGGTGGAGGACGCCGTCTCGATCGCCGAGCGCATCCTCAACGCGTTCCGGGCTCCCTTCGAGGTCGGGGGCCGCAGCTTTTCCATCTCGGTCAGCATCGGGGTCGCCATCGCGCCGAGCGACGGCGTCGATCCGGAAAGTCTGCTGCGCAACGCGGACAACGCGATGTACGCGACGAAACAGGCGGGGCGCTGCGGCTACACATTGTTCCGCGATCGCTTCGGCTTTGTCGCCGAGCGAAATACGCTCGACGCTGAACTGGATCGCGCCTTCGCGAAAAAAGAGCTGTTCATGGTGTTCCAGCCCTTTGTGGACACCGAGACGCTCGAGACTACCGGATTTGAAGCGCTGCTGCGCTGGCGCCATCCCGCGCGCGGCGTATTGAGCGCCGGCGAAATCATTCCGCTCTTCGAGCGAGCGGGACAGATCGACATGGTCGGCGCATGGGCGCTCGAAGAATCGATGGCCATCGCCGCAACCTGGCCCGACCATCTGCGCGTCGCCGTCAATATTTCGGCGCTTCAGCTTCGCAAGCCCAATTTCGAGCAAACCGTGCTCTCCGCGCTCGCCAGGAGCGGCCTCGATCCGCGCCGGCTCGAACTGGAGCTGACGGAGACGGCGATGATCCTCGATGGCGAGAGGGCGTTCGAGATGCTCGCCTCGCTGCGGCGCCTCGGGATTCGCACGGCGCTCGACGATCTCGGCACGGGTTATTCCTCCCTCGCCAATCTCGTCGGCCTGCCGCTCGATCGCGTGAAGATCGACCGTTCATTCGTCGCCAATCTCGAAACCAATCCGATGTGCGCGTCGGTCACCAAGCTTTCGGTGGAGCTGGGGCGTTCCCTGTCGCTTGCCGTCACGGCCGAGGGCGTGGAGGACCGGCGCCAATTGGAAATGCTGCGCGCATTCGGCTGCCGCGAGGCGCAGGGCTATCTGTTCAGTCAGCCGCGGCCGGCGAGCCAGATCGCGCATCTTTTCGAGTCGTGCAGGATCACGGAGGCCCCCGCCCGAACGCCGGAGGAGCCGGTCGTGGCGCTCGCCGGCTAA
- the cysK gene encoding cysteine synthase A, giving the protein MSNETSFTPPAKPGRGRIYNSITQTIGDTPIVRLDRLAKEKGVKANLLAKLEFFNPISSVKDRIGVSMIESLEKSGKIAPGKTVLIEPTSGNTGIALAFVAAARGYRLILVMPESMSIERRKMLALLGAELVLTPASQGMKGALAKASELAGETPGAIIPQQFENPANPEIHRLTTAEEIWNDTEGKVDYFVSGVGTGGTITGVGQVLKQRKPGLRVVAVEPEDSAVLSGRPPGPHKIQGIGAGFVPPVLDRGVIDEIVTIGNQTAFDTARLLARIEGIPVGISSGAAVAAALEIAARPEAEGKNIVLIIPSFAERYLSTALFEGL; this is encoded by the coding sequence ATGTCGAACGAGACCAGTTTCACGCCGCCCGCCAAACCCGGGCGCGGCCGCATATATAACTCCATTACCCAGACCATTGGCGACACGCCGATTGTCCGGCTCGACCGGCTGGCGAAAGAGAAAGGCGTCAAGGCCAATCTCCTCGCCAAGCTCGAATTCTTCAATCCGATTTCCAGCGTCAAGGACCGCATCGGCGTCAGCATGATCGAGTCGCTCGAAAAGAGCGGCAAGATTGCGCCCGGCAAGACGGTGCTGATTGAACCCACTTCCGGCAATACCGGCATCGCGCTGGCCTTTGTCGCGGCGGCGCGGGGCTACCGGCTGATTCTGGTCATGCCCGAATCCATGTCCATCGAGCGCCGCAAGATGCTGGCGCTTCTGGGCGCCGAACTGGTCCTGACCCCCGCCTCTCAAGGCATGAAGGGCGCCTTGGCAAAGGCGTCCGAACTTGCCGGCGAGACTCCCGGCGCGATCATTCCACAGCAATTCGAGAACCCCGCCAATCCGGAAATCCACCGCCTGACCACGGCCGAGGAAATCTGGAACGACACCGAGGGCAAGGTCGATTATTTCGTCTCGGGCGTCGGCACCGGCGGCACCATCACGGGCGTTGGCCAGGTGCTGAAACAGCGCAAGCCGGGCCTGCGCGTCGTCGCGGTCGAGCCGGAAGATTCTGCGGTGCTGTCCGGGCGTCCGCCGGGACCGCACAAGATTCAGGGCATCGGCGCGGGCTTCGTGCCGCCCGTGCTGGACCGCGGCGTGATCGACGAAATCGTGACAATCGGGAATCAGACAGCGTTCGACACGGCCCGCCTTCTCGCGAGAATCGAAGGCATTCCGGTCGGCATTTCGTCCGGCGCGGCGGTCGCGGCGGCGCTCGAGATCGCGGCGCGGCCCGAGGCGGAAGGAAAAAATATCGTTCTGATCATTCCGTCCTTCGCCGAGCGCTATCTGTCGACGGCGCTGTTCGAAGGTTTGTGA
- a CDS encoding aspartate carbamoyltransferase catalytic subunit, translating to MQGDAKQVIFPHRHLLGIEGLSRPEIETLLDMAEQAVEVSRQVEKKRSNLRGRTQINLFYEASTRTQASFEIAGKRLGADVMNMSVARSSESKGETLLDTAVTLNAMRPDIIVVRHAQAGAAHLLARKVDCSVVNAGDGAHEHPTQALLDALTIRRNKGRIEGLTVAICGDILHSRVARSNILLLSALGARLRVVGPSTLAPDSLSRLGVEVFHDMRRGLDSVDIVMMLRLQRERMAGALAPSAREYFHFFGLDEEKLRYAAPDALVMHPGPMNRGVEIDSVVADSTRSLIREQVEMGVAVRMAVLEALAQHLPNV from the coding sequence ATGCAAGGCGACGCCAAACAAGTCATCTTCCCGCACCGGCATCTGCTCGGAATCGAGGGATTGTCGCGACCCGAAATCGAGACGCTGCTCGACATGGCCGAGCAGGCAGTCGAAGTCTCACGCCAGGTCGAGAAGAAGCGCTCCAATCTTCGCGGACGCACGCAGATCAACCTATTCTACGAGGCTTCGACACGCACGCAGGCGTCATTTGAAATTGCCGGGAAGCGCCTCGGCGCCGACGTCATGAACATGTCCGTCGCCCGCTCCTCGGAGTCCAAGGGCGAAACGCTTCTGGACACAGCCGTCACTCTCAACGCGATGCGGCCGGACATCATCGTCGTGCGCCACGCGCAGGCGGGGGCGGCGCATCTTCTCGCGCGCAAGGTGGACTGCTCGGTTGTCAACGCCGGCGACGGCGCGCATGAGCATCCGACGCAGGCGCTGCTGGATGCTCTCACCATCCGTCGAAACAAGGGGCGTATCGAGGGCCTGACGGTCGCGATCTGCGGCGACATACTCCATTCGCGCGTCGCGCGCTCGAACATCCTGCTGCTCTCGGCTCTGGGCGCGCGGCTACGGGTCGTCGGTCCCTCGACGCTCGCGCCCGACAGCCTGTCGCGTCTCGGCGTCGAGGTATTCCACGACATGCGCCGGGGGTTGGACAGCGTCGACATCGTCATGATGCTGCGCCTGCAACGCGAGCGCATGGCCGGCGCGCTGGCGCCGAGCGCGCGCGAATATTTCCATTTCTTCGGTCTCGACGAAGAGAAATTGCGCTACGCCGCGCCGGACGCGCTGGTCATGCATCCGGGGCCAATGAACCGCGGCGTCGAGATTGATTCCGTCGTGGCCGACAGTACGCGGTCGCTCATTCGCGAGCAGGTCGAAATGGGCGTCGCGGTGCGCATGGCTGTTCTGGAGGCTCTCGCGCAGCACCTCCCGAACGTGTAA
- a CDS encoding sulfite exporter TauE/SafE family protein encodes MTSIFDALHTFNPLYSLSGFVVGALVGFTGVGGGALMTPILMLFFGIAPATAVGTDLLYAAITKSNGTLVHALNGTVDWRITRRLAYGSIPATIVTLLTLAWMGKSAGHAANGLITSALGFALLLTAVAILFRRWILDHIARHTDGLSDLQTCWLTIALGAFLGVIVSISSVGAGALGMTVLLALYPRVQTVRLVGSDIAHAVPLTLVAGFGHWMMGGVNWLLLFSLLIGSLPGIAIGSHLAARVPDRFLRPVLATMMAVVGLKLSI; translated from the coding sequence ATGACCTCAATTTTCGATGCGCTGCACACCTTCAATCCCCTCTATTCTCTTTCGGGATTTGTCGTCGGGGCCCTGGTGGGTTTCACAGGCGTCGGCGGCGGGGCTCTGATGACCCCGATCCTGATGCTCTTCTTCGGCATCGCGCCGGCCACCGCCGTCGGCACTGATCTCCTTTATGCGGCGATCACCAAGAGCAACGGCACGCTCGTTCACGCCCTGAACGGCACGGTCGACTGGCGCATCACGCGGCGTCTCGCCTATGGCAGCATTCCCGCGACGATCGTCACGCTGCTCACTCTCGCCTGGATGGGCAAGAGCGCCGGCCACGCCGCCAACGGCCTCATCACCTCGGCGCTCGGCTTCGCCCTTCTGCTGACGGCCGTCGCGATCCTGTTCCGCCGCTGGATTCTCGATCACATCGCCCGCCACACCGACGGGCTCAGCGATCTCCAGACCTGCTGGCTGACCATCGCTCTTGGCGCCTTTCTCGGCGTCATCGTCTCGATCTCGTCCGTCGGCGCCGGCGCGCTGGGCATGACGGTGCTCCTGGCGCTCTATCCGCGCGTGCAGACCGTCCGGTTGGTGGGATCGGACATTGCCCATGCCGTGCCGCTGACGCTTGTCGCTGGCTTCGGCCACTGGATGATGGGCGGCGTCAACTGGCTTTTGCTGTTTTCGCTGCTGATCGGATCTCTGCCGGGCATCGCCATCGGCAGCCATCTGGCTGCAAGAGTTCCCGACCGCTTCCTGCGCCCCGTGCTTGCGACCATGATGGCTGTGGTCGGACTCAAACTGTCGATATAA
- a CDS encoding protein-L-isoaspartate O-methyltransferase yields MSEAAVAPARREAEQGVATAELRRTMVDRQLRPYDVTDVPLIEQFLAVPRELFLPESQSALAYSDLAVTVKGAGGRKRSLLPPLVLARLLQGAAPRPGEKALDIGGAGYSAAILSGLVGEVVALESDPELAARARAGLSALGAGNVRVETSPLEKGVPAAGPFDMIFVHGRVESGLDALFAQLTPNGRLLAIVTPEPGAGQQIVRFERQDGRAAGQLPLLSANAPVLEGFEKAPAFAF; encoded by the coding sequence ATGTCCGAAGCAGCGGTGGCGCCGGCGCGGCGCGAGGCGGAGCAGGGGGTAGCGACGGCGGAGTTGCGCCGCACGATGGTCGATCGGCAGCTGCGCCCCTACGACGTGACCGACGTTCCGCTCATCGAGCAATTCCTTGCCGTCCCGCGCGAATTGTTCCTGCCCGAGAGCCAGTCTGCGCTGGCCTACTCCGACCTCGCCGTGACGGTGAAGGGCGCGGGCGGCCGCAAGCGCAGCCTTTTGCCGCCGCTGGTGCTCGCCCGCCTGCTTCAGGGCGCTGCGCCCCGGCCGGGCGAGAAGGCGCTCGACATCGGCGGCGCCGGCTATTCCGCGGCGATTCTGTCCGGCCTCGTCGGCGAGGTGGTGGCGCTCGAGAGCGATCCGGAACTTGCCGCCCGCGCCCGCGCCGGCCTTTCGGCGCTCGGCGCCGGCAATGTTCGGGTTGAGACCAGCCCGCTCGAAAAAGGCGTTCCGGCGGCGGGGCCTTTCGATATGATATTCGTCCACGGACGGGTCGAAAGCGGTCTCGACGCGCTCTTCGCTCAGTTGACGCCGAACGGCCGCCTGCTCGCGATCGTGACGCCTGAGCCGGGCGCCGGCCAGCAGATCGTTCGATTCGAGCGGCAGGACGGGCGCGCCGCCGGCCAGCTCCCGCTCCTCAGCGCCAATGCGCCAGTCCTCGAAGGTTTCGAAAAGGCGCCGGCTTTCGCATTCTGA
- a CDS encoding Rrf2 family transcriptional regulator: MLTKKAKYGLKAMVHLAGVEPGQTALVADIATANQIPKKFLDAILGELRNAGFVHSKKGKGGGYMLARLPSEISVGNLVRALDGPLAPIQCASKTIYRRCDDCVDEKHCSVRLVMMEARDAIAKVLDNTSLERMRLLGQAGQAIVLAGDGHGVTANL; the protein is encoded by the coding sequence ATGCTCACCAAGAAAGCCAAATACGGCCTGAAAGCGATGGTGCATCTTGCGGGCGTCGAGCCCGGGCAGACGGCGCTCGTCGCCGACATCGCCACAGCCAACCAGATCCCCAAGAAATTCCTCGATGCGATTCTCGGGGAACTGCGCAACGCCGGTTTCGTTCATTCCAAGAAAGGCAAGGGCGGGGGCTACATGCTGGCGCGCCTGCCCTCTGAAATCAGCGTCGGCAATCTCGTGCGGGCGCTTGATGGCCCCCTTGCGCCGATCCAATGCGCGAGCAAGACGATTTACCGCCGTTGCGACGACTGCGTCGACGAGAAGCATTGCTCGGTGCGCCTCGTCATGATGGAGGCGCGCGACGCCATCGCCAAGGTGCTCGACAACACCTCACTCGAACGGATGCGCCTGCTCGGTCAGGCCGGTCAGGCGATCGTGCTCGCGGGCGATGGACATGGCGTGACCGCGAACCTATAA